A region from the Citrobacter koseri ATCC BAA-895 genome encodes:
- a CDS encoding MFS transporter, translated as MTRKNRKVTIPVSIGYGLTDIMGGGAFTVIGAWLLFFYTTFVGLSPIEAASIVAIARIVDAIVSLFMGSFTDHFYKHYLGKKFGRRRFFLLIGAPLMLVYILLWMNGMNFWFYLAVYLAFEIIAAMVLIPWETLPSEMTKDFNDRTKLSTCRMFLSASGTFLATFIPGLLIGWLGENNADAYLINGVVFAVLFTVCVFISWKVTWERELTPEMLAEMEKERQPMTAGEKLSAFGNLFKEYASTLKVRAFRKHLAIYLFSFTAKDVYNTVFVFFCVYCLNVSSSLAGTLLSMSIVGLPVTLAAGVAIIKYGPSRLYVFSYSLMMLCLGGFFLVYQFPTDNKIVLLVILAGVYQVGRCILEFTPWNVFPFIPDIDEMITRQRREGLFAAVMTFSRKTTVAIATFAVGLLLQSGGFVKGSQTQPQEAITTIAMLLFVGTAGLLIIALWQALTFHLNKRTHKIFVDEIERLKADGLKQDVTPEARHIVEDLTGYSYDSLWCQSAPERVKPAEPTSILS; from the coding sequence ATGACCCGTAAGAACAGAAAAGTCACCATTCCCGTCAGTATCGGCTACGGCCTGACGGATATCATGGGGGGCGGCGCATTTACCGTTATCGGTGCCTGGCTGCTTTTCTTCTATACCACCTTTGTTGGTCTGTCGCCGATTGAAGCGGCGTCTATTGTGGCGATCGCGCGTATTGTCGATGCGATCGTGAGCCTGTTTATGGGCAGCTTCACGGACCATTTCTATAAGCATTATTTGGGCAAGAAATTTGGCCGCCGCCGTTTCTTCCTGCTCATTGGCGCGCCACTCATGCTGGTTTACATCCTGTTATGGATGAACGGCATGAACTTCTGGTTCTATCTCGCTGTGTACCTGGCCTTTGAGATTATCGCCGCTATGGTGCTGATCCCGTGGGAAACGCTGCCGTCTGAGATGACCAAAGACTTCAATGACCGTACCAAACTGTCAACGTGCCGCATGTTCCTGTCGGCATCCGGGACGTTCCTTGCCACCTTTATTCCGGGCCTGCTGATCGGCTGGCTGGGTGAAAACAACGCGGATGCATATCTGATCAACGGCGTTGTATTTGCCGTGCTGTTTACGGTCTGTGTGTTTATCTCCTGGAAAGTGACCTGGGAACGTGAACTGACGCCGGAAATGCTGGCGGAAATGGAAAAAGAGCGTCAGCCGATGACTGCTGGCGAAAAACTGTCGGCGTTTGGCAACCTGTTCAAAGAGTATGCCTCAACGTTAAAAGTGCGCGCGTTCCGTAAACATCTGGCGATCTATCTCTTCTCCTTTACCGCCAAGGATGTCTACAACACCGTATTCGTCTTTTTCTGCGTCTACTGCCTGAATGTTTCATCCTCGCTGGCGGGAACATTGCTGTCGATGAGTATCGTCGGCTTGCCGGTCACGCTGGCGGCGGGCGTGGCGATTATTAAATATGGCCCTTCTCGCCTCTATGTCTTCTCCTACAGCCTGATGATGCTGTGCCTGGGCGGGTTCTTCCTGGTTTACCAGTTCCCGACCGACAACAAAATCGTATTGTTGGTGATTCTCGCCGGGGTTTACCAGGTTGGGCGCTGCATTCTGGAGTTCACGCCGTGGAACGTGTTCCCGTTCATCCCGGACATTGACGAAATGATCACCCGCCAGCGCCGTGAAGGGCTGTTTGCCGCCGTCATGACGTTCTCCCGTAAGACAACGGTAGCTATTGCGACCTTTGCCGTGGGCCTGCTTCTGCAAAGCGGCGGCTTCGTGAAAGGCAGCCAGACGCAGCCGCAGGAAGCGATCACGACCATTGCCATGCTGCTGTTCGTTGGTACGGCCGGGCTTCTGATCATTGCACTGTGGCAAGCGCTGACCTTCCATCTGAATAAGCGCACGCACAAAATTTTCGTGGACGAAATTGAACGCCTCAAAGCGGACGGTCTTAAACAGGATGTGACGCCGGAAGCCCGCCATATTGTGGAAGACCTGACGGGTTACAGCTATGACTCGCTCTGGTGTCAAAGCGCGCCTGAACGGGTAAAGCCCGCTGAACCCACCTCCATACTGAGCTGA
- the hemP gene encoding hemin uptake protein HemP — MIIILVIMFIIIFITDAPAMHNTMAAIIKNNAPLSPSGTKRQIDSKVLLGEEGWVLIEHKGEHYLLRQTQSGKLILTK; from the coding sequence ATGATAATCATTCTTGTTATCATGTTTATTATCATTTTCATAACGGATGCGCCCGCTATGCATAACACTATGGCTGCAATAATAAAAAACAACGCTCCGCTTTCTCCTTCAGGCACCAAACGCCAGATAGACAGCAAAGTATTGCTCGGCGAAGAAGGCTGGGTACTGATTGAGCATAAGGGTGAACATTATCTGCTCCGCCAGACGCAATCCGGGAAACTGATCCTGACTAAATAA
- a CDS encoding heme/hemin ABC transporter substrate-binding protein translates to MKKLLALIAALPLTVLAAKQDKIVALGGDVTEIVYALGAQSSLVARDSTSQWPPEATALPDVGYLRQLNAEGILATRPDLVLASSQAQPSLVLKQVEQSHVRVITVPSRNDLRVIDEKVQVIANATDRVAEGEALRQTLNKEISALPTTPLNKRVLFILNHGGMSAMAAGQQTGADAAIRAAGLQNAMQGVSRYQPLSQEGVIASQPDLVVIPQEGLTAMGGEENLWKLPGLAQTPAGRNKQVFAVDDMALLGFSVRTPQAIQQLRAKAESLP, encoded by the coding sequence ATGAAAAAACTGCTTGCCCTGATTGCCGCCCTGCCGCTGACGGTTCTTGCCGCGAAACAGGATAAGATCGTCGCGCTCGGCGGAGATGTCACCGAGATCGTGTACGCACTCGGCGCACAGTCTTCGCTGGTCGCCCGCGACAGCACCAGCCAGTGGCCGCCGGAGGCCACTGCCCTGCCGGATGTGGGGTATCTGCGCCAGCTAAATGCCGAAGGTATCCTCGCCACGCGTCCCGATCTTGTGCTGGCAAGCAGCCAGGCTCAGCCCTCGCTGGTACTCAAACAGGTCGAGCAAAGTCATGTTCGGGTCATTACCGTACCGAGCCGCAACGACCTGCGCGTCATTGACGAGAAAGTGCAGGTCATCGCCAACGCCACCGACCGGGTGGCTGAAGGCGAGGCGCTGCGCCAGACGCTGAATAAAGAGATCTCCGCGCTGCCGACCACGCCGCTCAATAAGCGGGTGCTGTTTATTCTTAACCACGGCGGAATGAGCGCGATGGCCGCCGGACAGCAAACGGGAGCGGATGCCGCCATTCGCGCGGCAGGGCTACAAAATGCGATGCAGGGCGTCTCCCGCTATCAGCCGCTCTCACAGGAAGGCGTGATCGCCAGCCAGCCCGATCTGGTGGTGATTCCCCAGGAGGGATTAACGGCGATGGGCGGCGAAGAGAATCTCTGGAAGTTACCTGGACTGGCGCAGACCCCTGCCGGGCGCAATAAGCAGGTGTTCGCGGTCGATGATATGGCGCTGCTCGGTTTTAGCGTGCGTACGCCTCAGGCGATTCAGCAGCTACGCGCGAAAGCGGAGTCATTGCCCTGA
- the chuS gene encoding hematinate-forming heme oxygenase ChuS: MNHYTRWLELKEQHPGKYARDIAGLLGISEAELTFARVGHDAWRLRGDTREIFAALESVGETKCICRNEYAVHEQVGAFTNQHLSGHAGLVLNPRALDLRLFLNQWASVFHIKEATARGERQSIQFFDHQGDALLKVYATDNTDTAAWDELLQHFIVTENAPLALKAAETPVNETAADAVTVDREWRAMTDVHQFFTLLKRHNLTRQQAFERVADDLACKVPNGALAQLLDAALKDGNEIMVFVGNRGCVQIFTGVVEKVVPMKGWLNIFNPTFTLHLLEETIAETWITRKPTADGHVTSLELFAHDGTQIAQLYGQRTEGEPEQTQWRKQIEALMPKGLAA; the protein is encoded by the coding sequence ATGAACCACTACACACGCTGGCTTGAGCTAAAAGAACAACATCCTGGTAAGTACGCGCGTGACATCGCTGGTTTACTGGGGATCAGCGAGGCGGAGCTGACGTTTGCCCGCGTCGGTCATGACGCATGGCGGCTGCGCGGCGACACGCGTGAAATTTTCGCGGCGCTGGAATCCGTTGGCGAAACAAAATGCATCTGCCGCAACGAGTATGCGGTACACGAGCAGGTCGGCGCATTCACCAATCAACACCTGAGCGGTCACGCCGGGCTGGTACTGAACCCACGCGCGCTCGATCTGCGCTTATTTTTAAATCAATGGGCCAGCGTGTTCCACATTAAAGAAGCGACCGCCCGCGGCGAGCGCCAGAGCATTCAATTCTTTGATCATCAGGGCGATGCGCTCCTGAAGGTGTATGCCACAGACAACACCGATACCGCCGCCTGGGACGAGCTTCTGCAACATTTTATCGTGACCGAGAATGCGCCGCTGGCGCTGAAAGCGGCTGAAACCCCTGTTAACGAAACGGCTGCCGATGCCGTGACCGTTGACAGAGAGTGGCGCGCGATGACCGACGTTCACCAGTTCTTCACGCTGCTCAAGCGCCACAACCTGACCCGCCAGCAGGCTTTTGAACGGGTCGCTGACGATCTGGCCTGCAAGGTGCCGAACGGCGCGCTGGCGCAGCTCCTCGACGCCGCCCTTAAAGACGGCAATGAAATCATGGTGTTCGTCGGCAACAGAGGCTGCGTGCAAATTTTCACCGGCGTGGTCGAAAAAGTCGTGCCGATGAAAGGCTGGCTGAATATTTTCAACCCGACGTTTACGCTGCACCTGCTGGAAGAGACGATTGCCGAGACCTGGATAACCCGCAAACCTACCGCAGACGGCCACGTCACCAGTCTGGAACTCTTTGCGCATGACGGCACGCAAATCGCTCAGCTTTACGGTCAGCGTACGGAAGGCGAACCAGAACAGACACAGTGGCGCAAACAGATTGAGGCGCTGATGCCAAAAGGGCTGGCGGCATGA
- a CDS encoding FecCD family ABC transporter permease, producing MPRRITLSLYTLALMLAVVTVVASGFGALRLPLSLLWHDGDDALRQIWFNIRLPRVLLALVIGGSLALSGCVMQGLFRNPLADPGLLGISSGAALAVALWVVLPLTLPPLIMLYAPMLAAFIGALIATVVIFLLSRQRDSSLSRLLLVGIAINALCGAAVGVLSWISNDTQLRQLSLWGMGSLGQAQWSTLLAVASLMIPTVFLIWRLAGALNLLQLGEEEAHYLGVDVRVVQRILLICSALLVAAAVAVSGVIGFIGLVVPHLIRMWLGADHRAVIPGSVLAGAFLLLIADTIARTLVAPAEMPVGLLTSILGAPWFLWLIFRRGGQYG from the coding sequence ATGCCACGGCGGATCACGCTTTCTCTGTATACGCTGGCGCTGATGCTGGCAGTGGTGACGGTCGTGGCAAGCGGTTTTGGCGCATTACGCCTGCCGCTCAGCCTGCTCTGGCATGACGGCGACGACGCGTTACGCCAGATCTGGTTCAACATTCGTCTGCCCCGGGTTCTGCTCGCGCTGGTGATTGGCGGCTCGCTGGCGCTGTCCGGGTGCGTGATGCAGGGGCTCTTTCGCAACCCCCTCGCCGATCCGGGACTGCTCGGCATCAGCAGCGGCGCGGCGTTAGCCGTTGCGCTGTGGGTCGTCCTTCCGCTCACGCTGCCTCCCCTGATTATGCTGTATGCGCCGATGCTGGCGGCATTCATTGGCGCGCTCATCGCAACGGTCGTTATTTTCCTGCTCAGCCGACAGCGGGACAGTTCGCTCTCCCGGCTGCTGCTGGTCGGCATCGCCATTAATGCGCTATGCGGCGCGGCGGTGGGCGTGTTGTCGTGGATCAGCAATGACACGCAGCTACGCCAGCTCTCGCTATGGGGAATGGGTAGCCTTGGCCAGGCGCAGTGGTCAACGCTGCTGGCGGTCGCCTCTTTGATGATCCCAACGGTATTTCTCATCTGGCGTCTTGCTGGCGCGCTTAACCTGCTGCAACTGGGAGAGGAAGAGGCGCATTACCTGGGCGTCGATGTTCGGGTTGTTCAGCGAATCCTGCTGATCTGTAGCGCGTTGCTGGTGGCGGCGGCTGTCGCCGTCAGCGGCGTGATCGGTTTTATCGGTCTGGTCGTGCCGCATCTGATACGGATGTGGCTAGGGGCGGACCATCGTGCGGTGATCCCCGGCTCCGTGCTGGCGGGCGCCTTTCTGCTGCTGATTGCCGATACCATCGCCCGAACGCTGGTTGCCCCGGCTGAAATGCCGGTCGGGCTGCTGACCAGTATTCTGGGCGCGCCGTGGTTCCTGTGGCTTATTTTCCGCCGGGGAGGTCAGTATGGCTGA
- a CDS encoding mannitol dehydrogenase family protein, with protein MQNKLLHAKATVPNWDRNALVPRIVHLGFGAFHRAHQAVYADILAAEHGSDWGYTEVNLIGGEQQIADLKNQDRLYTVAEMSADAWTARVVGVVKNALHAQVDGLETVLAAMCEPQVAIVSLTITEKGYCHSPATGQLMLDHPAIVADLQNPQQPKSAPGVIVAALARRRAAGLPAFTVMSCDNMPENGHVMRNVICAYAQAVDAGLAAWIAQNVTFPSTMVDRIVPAMTAETLDKIEQLTGVRDPAGVACEPFRQWVIEDNFVAGRPEWEKAGAELVADVLPFEEMKLRMLNGSHSFLAYLGYLSGYQHINECMEDEHFRRAARALMLEEQAPTLNVTGVDLTRYADMLIARYSNTGLRHRTWQIAMDGSQKLPQRMLDSVRWHLVHHHRFDLLALGVAGWMRYVGGVDEQGNRIDVSDPLLPVLQNAVMQSAEGEARVKALLGVEAIFGNELPHEPLFVAQVTQAYLSLLENGAKATVARYISER; from the coding sequence ATGCAAAATAAGCTATTACACGCGAAAGCCACCGTTCCGAACTGGGATCGCAACGCGCTGGTTCCGCGAATTGTTCACCTGGGATTCGGCGCGTTTCATCGTGCGCATCAGGCCGTTTATGCGGATATTCTGGCTGCGGAACACGGCAGCGACTGGGGCTACACCGAAGTTAACCTGATTGGCGGCGAGCAGCAGATCGCCGATCTGAAAAATCAGGATCGCCTCTATACGGTGGCGGAAATGTCGGCCGATGCCTGGACCGCCCGCGTGGTTGGCGTAGTGAAGAACGCGCTGCATGCGCAGGTGGATGGCCTGGAAACGGTGCTGGCTGCCATGTGCGAGCCGCAGGTTGCCATTGTATCGTTGACGATCACGGAAAAAGGCTACTGCCACTCTCCGGCTACCGGCCAGTTGATGCTCGATCACCCGGCTATCGTTGCCGATCTGCAAAACCCTCAGCAGCCAAAATCAGCGCCGGGCGTTATTGTCGCCGCGCTGGCGCGCCGCAGAGCGGCGGGTCTCCCGGCGTTTACCGTGATGTCCTGCGACAATATGCCGGAAAACGGTCATGTTATGCGCAACGTAATATGCGCCTATGCGCAAGCCGTTGATGCCGGGCTGGCTGCCTGGATTGCGCAGAACGTGACGTTCCCCTCCACGATGGTGGATCGTATCGTCCCGGCGATGACGGCGGAAACGCTGGATAAGATTGAACAGCTTACCGGCGTGCGCGACCCGGCAGGCGTGGCCTGCGAGCCATTCCGCCAGTGGGTTATCGAGGATAACTTTGTCGCAGGCCGCCCGGAATGGGAAAAGGCCGGAGCCGAACTGGTGGCTGACGTGCTGCCGTTTGAAGAGATGAAGCTGCGTATGCTTAATGGCAGCCACTCTTTCCTCGCTTATCTGGGTTATCTTTCCGGCTATCAGCACATTAATGAGTGTATGGAAGATGAGCACTTCCGACGCGCCGCGAGGGCGCTGATGCTGGAAGAGCAGGCGCCGACGCTGAACGTGACGGGGGTGGATCTTACCCGCTATGCCGATATGCTGATTGCGCGCTACAGCAACACGGGGCTGCGTCACCGTACCTGGCAGATTGCGATGGACGGCAGCCAGAAACTGCCGCAGCGCATGCTGGATTCCGTTCGCTGGCACCTGGTTCACCACCATCGTTTCGATCTGCTGGCGCTGGGCGTTGCGGGCTGGATGCGTTACGTCGGCGGGGTGGATGAACAGGGAAACCGTATTGACGTTAGCGATCCGCTGTTGCCGGTCTTGCAGAATGCGGTGATGCAGAGCGCGGAAGGCGAGGCGCGGGTAAAAGCGCTGCTGGGCGTGGAGGCCATTTTCGGGAACGAATTACCGCATGAGCCGCTGTTTGTGGCGCAGGTAACGCAGGCTTACCTGTCGCTGCTGGAAAACGGCGCGAAAGCGACGGTTGCCCGCTATATCTCTGAACGGTAA
- the uxaC gene encoding glucuronate isomerase — MSMINKSFMISNEPGQRLYSELAKTLPIIDYHCHLEAKAIWENKPFADITQLWLEGDHYKWRAMRANGIPERKITGDASSEEKFEAWAQTVEASFGNPLYHWTHLELKYYFAIEETLNSKNWRTIMAQCNEQLRRDDFLPQALITRSNVEALCTTDGPLDDLEYHQRLAEKRDFSTLVLPTFRPDELFETHPDRFLTFVSRLSQKTGKTITTLNEFLAALEARVDFFHSTGCRVSDHGPLAVRFRPLDAAGQAALFQRRLAGDVLSEDELQAWDSLIFVALAKMYKQRDWAMQIHFGAIRNNNTPMFEKIGINCGFDSIGDQTHLAESLNGLLNAMAENNGLPKTILYNLNASYNDVVASTIANFQSGEDGVKSPLQFGSGWWFNDTRRGMVNQLNALADQGLLSNFIGMLTDSRSFVSYTRHDYFRRILCDLIGGWVERGEVPEDDAILNNMIRGICVDNARRYFRFR, encoded by the coding sequence ATGTCCATGATAAATAAAAGTTTTATGATAAGTAACGAACCGGGTCAGCGGTTGTATTCTGAGCTGGCTAAGACGTTACCTATTATTGACTATCACTGCCATCTTGAAGCGAAAGCGATTTGGGAAAACAAACCTTTTGCCGATATTACCCAGCTTTGGCTGGAAGGGGACCATTATAAATGGCGGGCGATGCGCGCCAATGGCATACCCGAGCGGAAAATTACCGGCGATGCCTCTTCAGAGGAAAAATTTGAAGCGTGGGCGCAAACCGTTGAGGCCAGTTTTGGTAATCCGCTGTATCACTGGACTCATCTTGAACTGAAATATTATTTCGCGATTGAGGAAACGCTAAACAGTAAGAACTGGCGCACGATTATGGCGCAGTGTAATGAACAATTACGTCGCGATGATTTTTTACCGCAGGCGTTAATTACCCGTTCAAATGTTGAAGCGCTTTGCACAACCGATGGGCCGCTTGACGATCTGGAATATCATCAGCGACTGGCGGAAAAGCGTGATTTTTCAACGCTCGTGCTGCCGACCTTCCGTCCCGATGAACTGTTTGAAACGCATCCCGATCGTTTCCTGACGTTTGTTTCCCGCCTGTCGCAGAAAACCGGAAAAACCATTACCACTCTGAATGAGTTTCTCGCGGCGCTTGAAGCGCGCGTCGATTTTTTCCACAGCACGGGTTGCCGGGTGTCGGATCATGGGCCGCTGGCCGTTCGTTTTCGCCCGCTTGATGCTGCCGGGCAGGCCGCGCTGTTCCAGCGCCGACTGGCAGGTGATGTGCTGAGTGAAGATGAACTTCAGGCCTGGGATAGCCTTATTTTTGTCGCCTTAGCCAAAATGTACAAACAGCGCGACTGGGCAATGCAGATTCACTTTGGCGCGATTCGCAACAACAACACGCCAATGTTCGAAAAAATCGGCATTAACTGTGGCTTTGATTCCATTGGCGATCAGACGCACCTTGCGGAAAGCCTGAATGGTCTGCTGAACGCAATGGCGGAAAACAACGGTCTGCCGAAAACGATCCTCTACAACCTCAACGCCAGCTATAACGATGTGGTTGCCTCCACCATCGCTAATTTCCAGAGCGGTGAAGATGGCGTGAAATCCCCGCTGCAATTTGGCTCCGGCTGGTGGTTTAACGATACGCGACGCGGCATGGTGAATCAGCTCAATGCGCTTGCCGATCAGGGATTACTCTCTAACTTTATTGGTATGCTGACGGATTCCCGTAGCTTTGTCTCCTATACCCGACACGATTATTTCCGCCGAATCCTCTGTGATTTGATTGGCGGGTGGGTCGAAAGAGGGGAAGTGCCGGAGGACGATGCGATCCTCAATAACATGATTCGTGGCATCTGCGTGGATAACGCCCGCCGCTATTTCCGTTTTCGATAA
- a CDS encoding TonB-dependent hemoglobin/transferrin/lactoferrin family receptor, whose translation MLRLQSASLRPSLLALAIVSTLPGAAYATTDDITVTATGNARSTFEAPMMVSVIDTSDPENQTASSAADLLRPVPGITLSGSGRTNGQDISMRGYDRRGVLILVDGVRQGTDTGHLNSTFLDPALIKRIEIVRGPSALLYGSGALGGVISYETADAKDLLQEGQNSGFRVFGTGGTGDHSLGMGASAFGRTDNLDGLVAWSSRDRGDLRQGDGSTAPNDESINNMLAKGTWYINDAQALSGSLRYYNNDAQEPKNPQTIDASTSNPLVDRSTIQRDMQLSYRIAPQGNDWLNADAKVYWSEARINAQNVDNTGEFRKQTTKGGKVENRTRLFSDAFASHLLTYGGEYYRQEQKPGGVTTGFPEAKIDFSSGWLQDEITLRDLPVTLLGGTRYDNYRGSSDGYDDVDADKWSSRAGLTVSPTDWLMLFGSYAQAFRAPTMGEMYNDAKHFSIGSFYTNYWVPNPNLRPETNETQEYGFGLRFDNLMLSNDALEFKASYFDTKAKDYISTTVDFAAATTMSYNVPNAKIWGWDVMTKYTADLFSLDVAYNRTRGKDKDTGEYISSINPDTVTSKLNIPVAQSGFSVGWVGTFADRSTHISSEYSKQPGYAVNDFYVSYQGQQALKGMTTTLVLGNAFDKEYWSPQGIPQDGRNGKIFVSYQW comes from the coding sequence ATGTTACGCCTGCAATCTGCCTCTTTGCGCCCATCTCTGCTGGCGCTGGCAATCGTTAGCACCCTGCCAGGAGCGGCTTACGCGACCACAGACGATATCACCGTCACTGCGACCGGTAATGCGCGCAGCACCTTTGAAGCCCCCATGATGGTGAGCGTTATCGATACGTCCGATCCCGAAAACCAGACCGCCAGCTCGGCAGCCGATCTGCTGCGTCCTGTTCCAGGGATCACCCTGAGCGGAAGCGGGCGAACCAACGGCCAGGATATCAGTATGCGTGGCTATGATCGTCGCGGCGTACTGATTCTGGTGGACGGCGTTCGTCAGGGAACCGATACCGGGCACCTCAACAGCACCTTCCTCGATCCGGCGTTGATCAAACGTATTGAGATCGTTCGCGGCCCTTCCGCACTGCTGTACGGCAGCGGCGCGCTGGGCGGCGTGATCTCTTATGAAACCGCCGATGCGAAAGATCTGCTTCAGGAAGGCCAGAACAGCGGTTTCCGCGTCTTTGGCACTGGCGGCACCGGCGATCACAGTCTGGGAATGGGCGCCAGCGCCTTTGGCCGAACCGATAACCTTGATGGACTGGTGGCATGGTCCAGCCGCGATCGTGGCGACCTGCGTCAGGGCGACGGCTCCACGGCGCCAAATGATGAATCGATCAATAACATGCTGGCAAAAGGCACCTGGTATATTAACGATGCGCAGGCGCTGAGTGGGTCATTACGTTACTACAACAACGACGCGCAAGAGCCGAAGAACCCGCAAACAATTGATGCCTCCACCAGCAACCCTCTTGTGGATCGCTCGACCATCCAGCGCGACATGCAGCTCTCTTACAGGATCGCGCCGCAGGGCAACGACTGGCTGAATGCCGATGCTAAAGTGTACTGGTCTGAAGCGCGCATCAACGCCCAGAACGTCGATAACACGGGCGAATTTCGCAAACAAACCACCAAAGGCGGAAAAGTTGAAAACCGCACGCGTCTCTTCAGCGACGCTTTCGCCTCTCACCTGCTGACGTATGGCGGAGAGTATTACCGTCAGGAGCAAAAACCCGGCGGCGTAACAACCGGCTTCCCGGAAGCAAAAATCGACTTCAGCTCCGGCTGGTTGCAGGATGAAATCACCCTTCGCGACCTGCCCGTCACCCTACTGGGCGGCACGCGTTACGACAACTACCGCGGCAGCAGCGACGGCTATGACGATGTTGATGCCGATAAATGGTCATCCCGCGCCGGGTTAACCGTCAGCCCGACGGACTGGCTGATGCTGTTTGGCTCTTACGCCCAGGCATTCCGCGCGCCGACAATGGGTGAAATGTATAACGATGCAAAACACTTCTCCATTGGCAGCTTCTACACTAACTACTGGGTGCCAAACCCTAACCTGCGCCCGGAAACCAACGAAACGCAGGAGTACGGTTTTGGTCTGCGTTTCGACAATCTGATGCTGTCCAACGATGCGCTGGAGTTCAAAGCCAGCTACTTTGATACCAAAGCAAAAGATTACATCTCCACGACCGTCGATTTCGCCGCCGCGACCACCATGTCTTACAACGTCCCGAACGCCAAAATCTGGGGCTGGGATGTGATGACGAAATATACCGCTGATCTGTTCAGCCTCGACGTGGCCTACAACCGCACCCGTGGGAAAGACAAGGATACCGGAGAATATATCTCCAGCATTAACCCGGATACCGTCACCAGCAAGCTGAATATTCCCGTCGCGCAGAGCGGCTTCTCCGTTGGCTGGGTAGGAACGTTTGCCGATCGCTCAACGCATATCAGCAGCGAATACAGCAAACAGCCGGGTTATGCCGTCAACGACTTTTACGTTAGCTACCAGGGACAGCAGGCGCTGAAAGGCATGACCACCACGCTGGTGTTGGGTAACGCCTTCGATAAAGAGTACTGGTCGCCGCAGGGCATCCCGCAGGACGGGCGCAACGGCAAGATTTTCGTGAGCTATCAATGGTAA
- the uxuA gene encoding mannonate dehydratase — translation MQMTMRWFGPQEDKIPLEYIRQVPGVEGVVGALYDVAPGEVWPVEKIKALVEQAHAAGLKMEVIESVNIHDDIKIGTPERDRYIENYKQTIRNLAGFGIKVICYNFMPVFDWMKTDMNYVLPDGSLTMAFEKHGIDKTLEEVVKEVLDNSNGFALPGWEPERLAKVQELFARYSGVDDDKLRENLFYFLREIIPVCEEVGVKMAIHPDDPPYSIFGLPRVVKNHADLAMICDAVDSPANGITLCTGSIAEDPENNVYEILAEFTRRKRLHFAHVRNIKLIKDKDFYESAHPSQYGSLDMYRVMQALHDNGFDGYIRPDHGRFIWGETGRPGYGLYDRALGVTYLSGLWEALEKK, via the coding sequence ATGCAGATGACAATGCGCTGGTTTGGGCCACAGGAAGACAAAATCCCGTTGGAATACATTCGCCAGGTGCCGGGTGTAGAAGGCGTCGTCGGGGCGCTCTATGATGTCGCCCCTGGAGAAGTGTGGCCGGTTGAAAAAATTAAGGCGCTGGTTGAGCAGGCGCACGCTGCGGGCCTGAAGATGGAAGTCATCGAAAGCGTCAATATCCACGATGACATCAAAATCGGCACCCCGGAACGCGATCGCTATATTGAGAATTACAAGCAGACGATCCGCAACCTGGCGGGCTTTGGCATAAAGGTCATCTGTTATAACTTCATGCCGGTCTTCGACTGGATGAAAACGGACATGAACTACGTCCTGCCGGACGGTTCTCTGACGATGGCCTTTGAAAAACATGGCATTGATAAGACGCTGGAAGAGGTCGTAAAAGAGGTTCTGGATAACTCCAACGGTTTCGCATTACCGGGATGGGAACCTGAGCGCCTGGCTAAAGTGCAGGAATTATTCGCGCGCTACAGTGGGGTGGATGACGACAAGCTGCGGGAAAACCTGTTTTATTTCCTCCGGGAGATTATTCCCGTGTGCGAAGAAGTGGGCGTGAAAATGGCCATTCACCCGGACGATCCGCCGTATTCTATTTTCGGCCTTCCGCGCGTGGTCAAAAACCACGCCGACCTGGCGATGATTTGCGATGCCGTTGACTCTCCGGCGAATGGCATCACCCTCTGTACCGGTTCGATCGCGGAAGATCCAGAAAATAACGTCTATGAAATCCTGGCTGAATTCACGCGTCGCAAGCGCCTCCATTTTGCGCACGTACGCAACATTAAGCTGATCAAAGATAAAGACTTCTACGAGTCGGCCCACCCTTCGCAGTACGGTTCGCTGGACATGTACCGCGTAATGCAGGCGCTCCACGATAACGGCTTTGATGGCTACATCCGCCCGGATCACGGTCGCTTTATCTGGGGAGAAACGGGACGCCCAGGCTATGGTCTATACGACCGCGCACTCGGCGTCACTTACCTGTCAGGTCTCTGGGAAGCGCTGGAGAAAAAATAA